In a single window of the Coriobacteriia bacterium genome:
- a CDS encoding HAD family hydrolase encodes MRAILFDLDGTLLDLDLGGFLKRYFAALDEASAPLAFGQPAGEFMASLHHAVGQMMEPHPGRVNRDVFYESLLDQTGVDLNEHWHVYERFYRDVFPTLAGTSGPAKGARRAVTTALELGLRVAIATNPIFPREAVRHRLAWAGLDDLEFGAITTYEEMCACKPHADYYRQTAGLLGVPTSECMMVGDDKTLDLPAADVGMRTFYVGADPLAAADIRGDLDELADLLPRIV; translated from the coding sequence GTGCGCGCAATCCTCTTCGACTTGGACGGGACTCTGCTCGACCTCGACCTCGGCGGGTTCCTCAAGCGCTACTTTGCCGCACTCGACGAAGCGTCAGCGCCGCTTGCCTTCGGCCAGCCGGCCGGGGAGTTCATGGCGAGCCTTCACCACGCGGTCGGCCAGATGATGGAGCCCCACCCCGGCCGCGTGAACCGTGACGTCTTCTACGAATCGCTGCTCGACCAGACCGGCGTGGACCTCAACGAGCACTGGCACGTCTACGAGCGCTTCTACCGCGATGTCTTCCCAACGCTCGCCGGCACCTCGGGGCCGGCCAAAGGAGCCAGGCGCGCCGTGACGACCGCGCTCGAACTCGGGTTGCGCGTCGCAATCGCCACGAACCCGATCTTCCCGCGCGAAGCTGTGCGGCACCGCCTCGCATGGGCGGGCCTCGACGACCTCGAATTCGGAGCGATCACGACATACGAGGAGATGTGCGCCTGCAAGCCGCACGCGGACTACTACCGCCAGACGGCCGGACTGCTCGGCGTGCCGACCTCCGAGTGCATGATGGTGGGCGACGACAAGACGCTCGACCTGCCGGCCGCGGATGTGGGGATGCGGACCTTCTACGTGGGAGCTGACCCGCTTGCCGCAGCCGACATCCGCGGTGACCTCG
- a CDS encoding cytochrome b5 domain-containing protein, protein MREFTLEDLKQYNGRDGNPAYVAYEGNVYDVSDSAMWDDGDHMGSHEAGADLTAAHDDAPHDVHIVDFPQVGTLV, encoded by the coding sequence ATGAGGGAGTTCACGCTCGAGGATCTCAAGCAGTACAACGGTCGCGATGGCAATCCGGCGTACGTAGCGTACGAAGGCAACGTCTACGACGTGTCCGATAGCGCGATGTGGGACGACGGTGACCACATGGGCTCGCACGAAGCGGGCGCAGACCTCACCGCCGCGCACGACGATGCACCGCACGACGTGCACATCGTCGACTTCCCGCAGGTGGGCACGCTCGTTTAG
- a CDS encoding Crp/Fnr family transcriptional regulator, producing MSGNMGTTAARELIIAHLRRDPVFSDLEDQDLDALVGVMGHREYPKGAFIITKNDKSTTMYLLLSGRVKVSIASPEGKELALSYLDAPSYFGEMGAVDASPRTADVIATTDVEVLSIEAKDLAYVFRIRPELAIALVSTLSRRLGELIVRLEGMAFHDATHRVMRVLLNVATASYESRGVPVIEGLTHYEIATLAGTSRETASRVISNLQRDGVVATKGRKIVIDLFALRDLVEQD from the coding sequence ATGAGTGGGAACATGGGAACGACAGCCGCCAGAGAACTGATCATCGCGCATCTTCGCAGAGACCCGGTCTTCTCCGATCTGGAGGACCAGGACCTGGATGCGCTTGTCGGCGTCATGGGTCATCGTGAGTACCCGAAGGGCGCTTTCATCATCACCAAGAACGATAAGAGCACGACCATGTATCTGCTGCTCTCCGGTCGCGTGAAGGTCTCCATCGCGTCTCCGGAGGGCAAGGAGCTCGCGTTGAGCTACCTCGATGCCCCGTCGTACTTCGGCGAGATGGGTGCGGTCGATGCCTCGCCGCGCACTGCCGATGTCATCGCGACCACAGACGTCGAAGTCCTGAGCATCGAGGCCAAAGACCTGGCCTACGTGTTCCGTATTCGCCCCGAACTTGCGATCGCGCTCGTCAGCACGCTGTCTCGCCGGCTGGGCGAGTTGATCGTCCGGCTTGAGGGGATGGCGTTCCACGATGCGACGCACCGCGTGATGCGCGTCTTGCTGAACGTGGCCACCGCCTCATACGAGTCGCGCGGCGTCCCTGTGATCGAGGGCCTCACGCACTACGAGATCGCCACGCTCGCGGGCACCTCGCGTGAGACCGCGAGTCGCGTCATCTCGAACCTCCAGCGCGATGGCGTGGTGGCGACCAAGGGCAGGAAGATCGTCATCGACCTGTTCGCTCTCCGCGACCTGGTGGAGCAGGACTAG
- the rlmD gene encoding 23S rRNA (uracil(1939)-C(5))-methyltransferase RlmD, with translation MDQARITIQSLAHGGDGVSRLPDGRTVFVPYSCPGDELTITVTEDHGRWARATIDAIEVASPDRTTPACPYFGACGGCQWQHISYSAQAAAKRQTLIDALTRIGKLDSPDVAETVASPSAYGYRNKVELTAAEDGSRALGFLKAHTNELLAIDACPLLPKRASRLPRSLTGALRFLGSRGAEGILRASVRVSASGEIAVDVWTRPGPFPRAAAARVITESTGARTFTRTIMRDAERRDVSQVEVLAGTGVWHEKLGDDRFAVSSPSFFQVNTAAAIALRDTAVGLLEVDGTMRVADLYAGVGTFTLPLARSAGEVVAVEASRYALGDLRENLAQADLDADIVPGDAAYALPDIGHLDAALIDPPRSGISDKAMRALIGARIPRIVYVSCDPATLARDVAALVGTGYHATRFVPVDLFPQTYHLETVALLERV, from the coding sequence ATGGATCAGGCGCGGATCACCATACAGAGCCTAGCACACGGCGGTGACGGGGTGAGCAGGCTTCCCGACGGGCGGACGGTGTTCGTGCCGTACTCCTGCCCCGGAGACGAGCTCACCATAACTGTGACCGAGGATCACGGGCGCTGGGCGCGCGCCACGATCGACGCGATCGAGGTCGCCTCGCCTGATCGGACGACTCCCGCGTGCCCGTACTTCGGCGCCTGCGGCGGCTGCCAGTGGCAGCACATCTCCTACAGTGCGCAAGCTGCGGCCAAGCGGCAGACCCTCATCGACGCCCTCACGCGCATCGGCAAGCTCGACTCACCCGATGTCGCAGAAACCGTTGCGTCGCCGTCAGCCTACGGCTATCGCAACAAAGTCGAGCTCACGGCCGCCGAAGACGGCTCGCGCGCGCTCGGGTTCCTTAAGGCGCACACAAATGAGCTGCTCGCGATCGACGCATGCCCCCTCCTGCCGAAGCGTGCATCACGGCTGCCGCGATCACTCACCGGCGCGCTTCGCTTCCTCGGATCGCGTGGTGCCGAGGGAATCCTCCGCGCATCGGTGCGGGTCTCGGCCTCGGGTGAGATCGCCGTGGATGTGTGGACGCGGCCGGGCCCTTTCCCGCGGGCGGCTGCGGCTCGCGTGATCACCGAGTCCACCGGCGCCCGAACGTTCACGCGCACGATCATGCGCGATGCAGAGCGCCGGGACGTCTCGCAAGTGGAAGTCCTCGCAGGCACAGGGGTCTGGCACGAGAAACTCGGCGATGACCGGTTCGCCGTCTCGTCGCCCTCCTTCTTCCAGGTGAACACCGCTGCTGCGATCGCGCTTCGGGACACTGCCGTCGGCCTGCTGGAAGTGGACGGCACGATGCGCGTAGCCGACCTCTACGCCGGCGTCGGGACCTTCACGCTGCCGCTCGCCCGATCGGCCGGAGAGGTCGTGGCCGTCGAGGCCTCGCGATATGCGCTCGGCGACCTGCGGGAGAACCTCGCGCAGGCGGACCTCGACGCAGATATCGTCCCCGGTGATGCCGCGTACGCCCTGCCGGACATCGGGCATCTGGACGCGGCGCTGATCGACCCTCCCCGTTCGGGCATCTCCGACAAAGCGATGCGGGCGCTCATCGGCGCCCGCATACCTCGGATCGTCTATGTCTCGTGCGATCCGGCGACGCTCGCCAGGGACGTGGCCGCACTCGTCGGGACAGGCTATCACGCGACCCGGTTCGTGCCTGTCGACCTCTTCCCCCAGACGTACCACCTGGAAACGGTCGCGTTGCTCGAGCGCGTCTAA